AGAGGGTGACGAGCTGGCGCTTGGCGAAGAACTCGTAGCCGTCCTCCACCACCTGGGGGGGGCACACGGAGTTGGCAAAAATCCACCTCCCATGGCCAGTATCCACCTGCCCCGGCTAattcccagtgccccaggctgAATCTCCAGCTCTCTCTACCAGGGTGAGccactccctgccctgcagcgaACAGCCACCCTGGGACAAACAcccactgccccagggcaggtATCCATCATCCAGAGTGATTATCCAACCTCTGGGAGGAACAGCCACATCCAAGGGTGACTATTCATCCCTCCTGGGCAAATAGTTTGACATCAGAGCAAATCCCCAGATCTGAGGGCAAACACCCCCAGAATTCCACCCCACACACTCCTGGGGTACACACTGCCCTTGAAGGGGAAATACTCGGGGTAGAACCAGCTGGCACCCACTGGAGACCCAACCCCACGTGTCCCCAGTATCCGGGGGTCCCGCTGGTACCTGGTGTGCCCGGCAGATGAGGTCCAGGTCGTGCTTGTGCAGGAACTTGGCCACCACCTCGGCCCCGAAGGTGAAGGAGACCCCACGGTCGttctccccccagccctgcacgtCCTTGTCGGGGTCAGACCAGAGCAGgtcacagagcagcccctgaTCCGGGACATCCGTGGGCCGCATGATCCGCCGGATCTGCTCCATCGACTGCAGgtctggggacagccctgcgGGAAAGGGGcacccccagagctcagcagggagATCCCACCCCTCCTCCAGCCTGCCCAAATCCCTGGGAAGGGCCATTCCCACCTCCGTGGCAGCAGAAGATCTTCTCATCCACGATGGCGGCAATGGGCAAACAATTGAAGCAGTCGGTGAAGGTCTTCCAGAGCTTGATGTTGTATCTTCGCTTGCCTGCGGGGGACAAAGGGGGCTTGGAggtgaccctggggacagcctgggggtGGGCAGGACATggaagggcaggaggacacagaggaaGAAGGGCAGGAAGACACGGcggggagggaaggagcccaCAGGTGGGTCCAGTGTGGGACAACACTGGCGCAACACTGGGAAAGGGGGAGCCCAGGGATGGCAGCGGGGTTTGGGGGACACAGCCCAGACACTCACACTCGTCATAGAAGCCATAGATGCGGTTGATGCTGGCACACTCGTGGTTGCCCCGCAGCAGGAAGAAGTTCTCGGGGTACTTGATCTTGTAGGCGAGCAGCAGGCAGATGGTCTCCAGAGACTGCTTGCCCCGGTCCACGTAGTCCCCCAAAAACAGGTAATTGCTCTCAGGGGGGAAGCCCCCGTACTCAAAGAGCCTCAGGAGGTCGTAGTACTGCCCGTGGATGTCacctgggggggacacaggCCGTGAGTGgcaccctgcagccccccatgccgccccagtgctgcccaccAGCCACGCAGGCCTCACCGCAGATCTTGAGGGGtgcctccagctccagcaggatgggctggctcAGGAAGATCTCCCGGGATTTGAGGCACAGCCCGCGGATCTCGTTCTCCGTCAGCTGCACGTTCTTCCCCGGCCGCGACCCTTGGACTGCTCCCAGCGCAGAGAACGGGATCAGGGATCCCCAAGAGCTCGGGGACCCCCAGAGTGCCCCAGGAACCCCTGCTCTACccgccccagctccctgcccataTCCTCCCCGCCCTccaggctcagctccagcccccagacccttggggacacccccgtCCCCTCCCGTGGGGTACACACCCTCTGGGGACCCCCATTTCCTCCAGCCCCCTCCCGCGGGGCACAGACCCATTCGGGATCccccctcacatcccccacGCCCTCCGGACTCATCTCCAGCTCCGCAGACCCTacagagacccccccaaaacccttcccagccctgaccccCCCCTCCAAACCACCGCGGCCTAACCCGCCCCCGCCAGGCCTAGGCCGGGGACGCCCCCGCGGCGCCGGGACGCGGCCCGAGCCGGCCCCGAGAGGTTCCCCGAGCGGAGGGAGGTCGTCCCCGGTGctcggggggcggcgggggccgcTCACCCTCCAGGAGGCGGCTGATGATGGAGTCGAGGTTGAGCTTCTCGGTGTCCGCCATGGCCGCCCGcgcgccgccccgccccgcgcgcccGCCCAGAGCGGCCCCGGCGCGCCTGGCGCCCCCTGATGGCCCGGAGGACTCAGCGCAGCGCGGCTGCCCCGTGTCCCGTTGTCCTCGTGTCCCGTTGTCCTCctgtcccgctgtccccgcGTCCCGCTGTCCCCTCGGCCCCGGCGTCCCAGCCCCGGAGGGGCGGGAAACGGGGACAGCATGGCGGGGGGGCGACGGCGGTGTTACGGAGGCAGGGGGACAGCCGTGGAGAAGGGACACGCTTCGCAGGGGGACATTCCGGGCAGGGGAACATCCCGGGAAAGGTGACACCCCGGGCAAAGGGACATCCCGGGCAAAGGGACATGCCTGGAAAGGGGAACGTCCCGGGAAAAGGGATACCGCGGCAACGGGATAATCCCGGGCAAGGGGACACCGCGGGCAGATAGCCTTCCCTGGAACGGAGAACGTGCCGGGCAGAGGGACTTCCCTGGAACGGAGGACTTCCCGGGAAAGAGGACATCCCGAGAAAAGGGACATCCTGGAAAAGGGGACATCTCGGGCAAGCGAACAACCCGGGCAGGCGGACACGATGGGCAAGGGGTAGAGTTCGGGcaaggggacacggggacagggggatATGGACCCGTGTCCtgggcctggggacacagggctagagagggagagggaggggaacAGCCTCGGCACAGACAGCGGCTCCCGGGACTGCGAGGGGACAGGAGTGGACACGGAGGCAACCGGGGATCTGCATCCCGgtcctgggagcacagggacagcctggggacacgggaGGACGCGAGGGGACAGGATGcttggcagagcccagggatgtccccaccCGGGGGCCCCCGGGACACCGTCGGGAGCAGCACCGGGCGGTTGCCGGGAGATTGTTGCCACCCTGAGGTCCCTGATCACACCCCGAAGGGCGGGCTCccactggggacacgggggaggGTGCCACCGCTCGTGGAGGGTGGCAgtggcagggatggggtcaTGGCTGTCCCCTGTCCTCACTGGCTGTGCCCACGCCGTGCCACGCCATGCCATTCGCTGTGTCCCATTCCATGTCGTGCGGGGAGGTCGCGAATAGCTCCCAGGGCCTGCCCTGACATTTCTGCTCCGCGGTGTCAGTTTTACAGCCGGCCCCGGGTGACCCCGGGCTGGCCCCGTCCCCTACCCCCGTCCCCGTCCCTTGTCCCGCTCCCTACCCCAGTCCCTTGTTCCCGTCTCCCGACGGTGGcaccccggccccgctgccccctTCGCTCTGCCACCGCCTCCGGTGTCCCGGtccccccggtgcccccggtcccgccccgccccgccccgtccgAGCAGGACAcggcgccgccgccaccgccgggACCGGAGCGGGCAGAGCCGCTGCTGGAGCTGCGACAGCACCGGGACCGACACCGGGAAACCCCGCCAGAGCCCGACACCGCCGGGACCGGAGCGGGCAGAGCCACGCCAGGTGCTGCAACACCAGGAGAGACCGACACCGACAGACAGACACCGACAGACACCGACAgacaccggcaccggcaccgccggTAGGTGCTGGCGGCAGCGGGGGGtgtgggtgggtttgggggtgccGGTGCCGGGGGGACGGGAGCAGCGGGATGGAGGCGGGGGGTGTGCGCACACCTGTGACACGGTGCAGGTGACAGCGCAGGTGACAGGTGGGTGATGATGTTCACGACACGGTGCGGGTGACAGGGCGGTGGCACGGTGCAGGTTAGGGGGGTCTGGGTGGCAGTGCGGGTGACAGGGTGCGGGTGGCAGGGCACAGGTGACAGGTAGGTGATGTGCGTGGCAAATGCAGGTGGGTGACAGATGCAGGTGGCAGTGCAGGTGACAGGGTGCCTGTGACGGTGCGGTGTCGTGGTGTGGGTGACGATGTGAGTGACGGGTGCGGGTGACAAGACCCCGGTGATGGTGCAGGTGACGGTGACGGCGTGTGGTGGGTGACAAGGGTGCACGTGACATTCCAGGTGACAATGAGAGGGTGGCAGGGTGCGGGGGTGGCGCGGGTGACAGGGAGCGGGTGACAGCGCGTGCGGGACTCTGCGGCGCGGCAGCCGCGCTGGTGGCCCCGTGCCTGCCGGTGGCGGTGacggtgacagtgacagtgacgcCGCGGGCAGCTGGAACTAAGCCGGGGGACGTGCGTGCTGGCAGCTCCGCCacgctggggacaggggcacagggcgGGGGGGAGGACGAGGGGCGTGCCCGGCCAGGGGACgcgggacagggggacaggagagCCCCGTCAGGCTGAGCCACCCCCCGGCTCCCGCTGAGGCAGCTCGCTTgtgacggggacagggacacggacaGGGGTGCCAGCGCCTGGCGCgaggtggcagaggggacaatggggcTCTGTGTCGCCTAATCCGGGGCACGGGGCCGGGGTTGGCACCCCGGGGTGGCGCGGGGGGGGTTTAAAGGCCAGACCGGCCGGTGTCCCCTGCGCCAGGCGTCCCCGAGCCCTCGTCCCCTGCGCGTTCTCAGGCCACGGCTCCCACCCCAAGGTACCGGGCGAcacagctgtcccagcctggggacagcagcagcagcagcacctcccagctGGGGACGGGGGGGGACAGGGCGGTCCCGCGGCTGGGGCGGGCGCGGGCTTTGAGGGACCCCCGCGactgggttttggggggtcctcgTGCCACGCCACGGAGCCGTGTGTCCCCCCCTAACGCTGTCACCGGGGACCgggcttggggacaccctggCTGCCAGCGGGCACCGCTCagctccgtgcctcagtttccctctgtgcccagctctgccggGCACCTGCTGGGAGCGGGGGCACCCGGGGGGGTGGGGACGCCCCGGTCCTTGGCTCTGCACCCCCAGGCACCTTGGCACCCCCGAGGTGCCCCcggctgtgctgagctggcacGGGATTACACTAAGCCGGAGGTGCCGGGGCCACCGAGGCTGGCACCGAGGGGACAACCTGAGGCCACCGTGACTGGCACCAAGGGGTCAATCTGGGGCCACCAGACCTGTCAACGAGGGGACAAGCTGGGGCCACAGGGACTGGCACCGAGGGGTCAgtctggggacactgggactaGCACTGAGGGGACAACGTGAAGACACCGGATCTGGCACCGACGTGTGCCCCAGGGAGCGTGCCAGGCTCTGGTGGGTGCTGCAGGACGGGTCCCCCCACgggagccggggctggggctcccAGCACGGCCGGGGGTGGCCGGGGAGGGGTGGCATGTCCCCGGGGAGCCGCGCTGACTCTGCCTGTCCTTCTCTTGCAGCCCCTCTGTCACCAGGATGGTGAGTGGCCCCCGGGTGGGGGGTCCGGGCGGaggtgggtgccccatcccggGATCCCGGCGGTGCCGGGCACTGGCGCGGGGCAGCGGGCAGCGCGGCGTGCTGT
The Agelaius phoeniceus isolate bAgePho1 chromosome 6, bAgePho1.hap1, whole genome shotgun sequence DNA segment above includes these coding regions:
- the PPP1CA gene encoding serine/threonine-protein phosphatase PP1-alpha catalytic subunit, which encodes MADTEKLNLDSIISRLLEVQGSRPGKNVQLTENEIRGLCLKSREIFLSQPILLELEAPLKICGDIHGQYYDLLRLFEYGGFPPESNYLFLGDYVDRGKQSLETICLLLAYKIKYPENFFLLRGNHECASINRIYGFYDECKRRYNIKLWKTFTDCFNCLPIAAIVDEKIFCCHGGLSPDLQSMEQIRRIMRPTDVPDQGLLCDLLWSDPDKDVQGWGENDRGVSFTFGAEVVAKFLHKHDLDLICRAHQVVEDGYEFFAKRQLVTLFSAPNYCGEFDNAGAMMSVDETLMCSFQILKPADKNKGKYGQFSGLNPAGRPVTPPRNSAKAKK